In the genome of Fusarium poae strain DAOMC 252244 chromosome 1, whole genome shotgun sequence, the window GCCGTTCTCTTCCCATGCCCAGCCTTGGCCGGTGCCATCCTTCGAGATTTTGGGGTTTCCCGCAAGAGGGAAGAACCACCAAAGGATATTGCGGGAGCCCATTGCCTGTGACATGTTGGAAAAGAAGCCGATGTCGTATGGAAACTCGAGTTTCTCGAAACGGACTTTTTCACCGTCAGGTCCCATTATATCCCACCACTCCTTGGGACCTTTGTCCATCAAAGCCTCATGGCGCTCTTGTTCCCATCCTTCGATCATAGTCTGGTTGAAAACCCACGACTTAACAGTGTTGATGAGCATGATCCCTAACGCAACGGTGGTGACAAAGTTAACGATGGAAATAAGAGACACGCAAATTAGTCCGTAGAAACTAGGGCCCAAGTATGCAGGCAGGTGACGGTGTTCCCAGATCTTGGAGAAGCGCTGCCACAGGAAGTAGCCCAGCATCCACAGCGATATGTTCGTGTAGATCAAGAAGCGCAGGAAATGGGGAAACGTGGTCATGGACACGCAATTCCTCGTCCAGGGACAGTGATGATCCATTCTGGGTACACATCTTGCACAGTGACGACAATGATGCGCCCTAGCAGGCTTAGGAGCCGCGCATTTGTTGCACCATCGTTGGCCATCAGCCTCAATGACACGGTCTTTGAATATATAACGGCCCGGATCGGTGGTAACGGCGCGATAGTACGTTATCCAAAGGATAAGGAGGAGACTGTTGAAAGTGATGGTTTCGCGACGTGAGGGAGGACCGGGTTCGAGGGTGGTTGAGTAATGGAATAGGAGCTGGGAGAAGTAGCCGAGAAATACGATAAGGGCACAAACAGAAGGCACGGCGAGGCTCTTGATGAAGGGCACGTCGTTGAGGCCGGCCATGATATACCTAGGCAATGAGGCGTCCAAGCAGTTACATCACAAGAAAGCTAAATTTAACATGTAGCTTATCGAGATAGGGAGGGGACCCCTAAGAGGTAGTGGACCGTTTAAGTCTTGGAGGCACTGTAAGTAGAACGTCCAGCGAATAAACGTCAGCTTAGGTAATTCCCAGGGTGGAAGGAAAGAGTCGTCAGCCTATCCCCTGATATTAGTCAAAATTGACCAGGGGGGGTTTTCAGTTCAACTttaagcttctttttctttatcacGACTTGACAAAGACGACCATGCCATAAACAGTTCATTGACGTGTATATCAAATTGAAAGCTTGTTCTCCGCTTGTTTTCGAGAACGTTTATATGATTGCGACGACATGAGTAATTTGAAGGCGTCCTTGAGCTTTCATATCTACTGTTTAAGTCTATCTTGGCTTTGAAAGCcactatcatcatcatggctggCGATACGGTGGTACAGTTATTTGCGATATGGTATACTTTTTCATCTCTTATTCATCAGGTAATGCTAATACTAATTCGATTGGTAGTGCTGTATCTTCATTTTTTTACATATCTCAAACTTTCGAACGTCATTCTCTAACTGGTTAGTCTCAACTTTCTGTCTCTTAACTACCTATATAACCAGAAACTAAACAAGATTACTTAGAGAGCCCGAGACTTTCGTCATTTCTTGTGTTTCTTCTTTCCGGCTTAGTTTGCTACGGAGTCAGTTGCATCACCAAGTGGTTTCCTGGTGCAGATGGACGCTTCACATCACACCGTCGTCAAGGCTCATTGCTCGACGGTGTACCTGATGCTGCATCCAAGAATGAAAATTCTCATCTACCAGGACGACCACGAAGGCTGTCACTTCCCGTACTTATACTGTGCATTGTTTTGAGGCTCGAAATTTTTCACCGTGTAAATTATCAGCAGCAATGTGCAACTCCCGGCCTCGAGGTAAGCCCGAGCTATGCTGATACACAAAGATCAAGAACCTAACAACTATCCAGTCATTCCTCTGTGTCCTTTTGTTCGCCTATGAAATATTCACTTCCCGAAAGAAATGGGGATTTCCACCTCCAGAAGATCCAGATGATCCTTGGCGCTCATGCTTTGATGACTTGATCGACTGGTTCAGTGGCCCCAGAGTGATACTTACTATGGCAGTTTTCAGCATCCTGGTTTTCTCTACAGGCACCTATCATGCTATCAGTCAGATCACACGCTCTACGTATTACTGTTTCGATATGGTTGAGAGTAGGCGAATGACCCTTGCTCTGCAGTGTATGGGACTTGTGCTCGATGTtatcatcgtcgtcctccTCTGGCGTTTGCTAGCTTGGTCACGAACCGCTAAGCTTCGTTTGCGAACTCTGGGGACAGTTTTGACACTCTCGTCGCTGTCGATGAGTCTTGTGTGGGTTGGGAGCCGAATCTTCAGAGGCTCATCTGTGTTACATGCTGGATTTGGCTTCTTGTATGGGTTTGATATCATTGTTGATAGTGTCGCATTCGCGGCCCTCATGATATCGGCCACTTTCTGGGTATGCGAAACATCGCCGCTCACACCAGCCAGTATTATTACGTTTCTTGTGGGAACGGCGAAGGCGTGCCAGAATATATTCCACTATGGGGACTACCTTCACCCCAAGCGGCTTCCTGAGATCATGCCGCTTTACTTGATTGCGTTTGGAATGATTGTCTTTACCTACACCCATGGTATTCGCTCAGTCGTGTTCATCCGGCGCTTCTTCCTCCTGGCTCTTCTAGTTGGTCTTGCCATGGGAACTACCGTGTTTATCATCAAAACAAAACCACAGACATTTGTGCGCCACCCTATCAATGACTTCATCTACAGGGCCAACATCAGACAGGGTCGCTGGATGCAGGAGGCAACAACAAGTAACAGTCTTCCCATCGCCCACAAGATCTACAAGGAGCGTCACGATGACCGTGACCCTCCTCCAGCCTTTACAGACTGGTACGAACTTGCAAAACATACTGTTGTAATTGATCGGTTTGATCAGATTGACCGAGACTTGGCTCCGTTCAAATCTATTTCTCCACGAAAGCTGCGTCAACGCACCTCCTTGGTATCTCAAATTCCTGGTGTTCATGTTATTGGAATTAAAAACGGCAACGCATCAAGACTCCCTGAAGTCAGCGGGCATGATGCAGAGTTGCTAGATAGCTTGGTGGCTTCCATAAATAAGTTTTCAAAGTTTCTGCCTGACATGCTCGTCCCCGTCAACCTGAGCCCTTCTCCACGAGTCATCCCATCGTGGGATACTGCCAATGGGCAGAGTAGGGCGGATTTGACTCCTATAGTCAACCTCATCTCAAAGAGGTCGGTTGAACGAAATGGCCCTGATGACAGTGAGGGAGCGAAACCTGCGGAGACCCCTGTTCCCAAGCCATTGCCCGCATTGCCCAAATCTCCCCAGATGGATCAGAAATCCATGGTATCTCCAGCCAACTATCGCCAAATGCAAGTCGAAGGATGCCCTCCACGTTCAAGAACCCGAACCAGCCCTCACTGGAATATCGGCGAGTTTTGTGCTGACTGCGTGCGACGACATTCGAAGGCGCAGGTAATGGTCAATTGGGAGAGGTCCCTAGAGTACTGTTCTCAGCCTGATCTCAAGTATCTTCATGGGATGTCCCTCTCAAGCCCTCACGCAGAGCCCATTAGGGACCTGCTGCCCCTCTTTGGACCATACAAGTCAGAGCCCTTCCAGGACATCTTAATTCCCCTGCCACAGCCTGAGGACGACAAAACTGACATCAGCTGGAACTTCAATCGCCGGTACGATTCTATGTTTTGGCGAGGTCAAACCGGCGATGGATATATTTCGGACCAAGCTTTGCGAGGCAATCATAAGTTTCGACTCCTTCACATGATGGGTAACAGGAACCCAGGAGACAAGGTCTCGGTGATTCTCCCATCGGCCAAGGATCCGTCTACTTACTGGCATGAGAAAGTCCCTATTGCAGAAGCGAACCTGGTCGCACCTACAAGCATCGGGATGAACGACTACACAGGCTGCAAAGGCCCTAACTGCGAAATCCTCCGCCAAACATATCCCATTGTCGAAGAATCCAAGGATCAAGAGCCTCTTGAATACCGTTACGTTCTTCTCTTGGATCAGGATAATGGACCCTCGCCAGACCTCCTTCGCGTGCTCCGCTCAAAGAGTGTACCTCTCATCTCCACCCTCTTTCGGACGTGGTATAGCGATCGCCTGATCCCGTGGCTACACTTTGTGCCCATTGACACGCGTTATCAGGGTCTGCACACCACTTTGATGTACTTTACTGGGACGCACAAGAAAGCGTACATTAACGGTCGCGACACCGACATGAAAGGGCAGACAAAGGATGCAGCATGGATCGGTCAGCAAGGTGCCAAATGGGCAAAGGAAGCCCTAGGCGAAAAGGACAGGGAGGTGTATCTCTTCAGGCTGATGCTCGAATGGGCGAGATTGGTAGATGATAAGCGTGATGATATTGGGACCTTCAAAGATGACAAGGGCGAGTTTCAAAGCTCGCCTTGGACAAAAGACCAGAACTGGCAACTGTAAtgatttaatttaatacaGGAGCTTCATTATGTTCTGTTTCTATCTCCTGCAGCTTTGTTGTTTTGTCCCATTAGTCGACGGATGTGATGAACACAAGGTGAGATCTGTCTATTTATGGGTACTAATAAATAACCATTGACTGATTAATTGCTTATCTTTTCACAATTTCATATGAACTATACTTCACTGATTTTCTAGAAAACTGAGTAGACTCGTTAAAATAAGAGTGGTGAAGATCACATGAGCGGCATATTGTAAAGAGGCCGATCGACTTATATCGTCTCCGTCCTCATGCCAGGGTGCATAGCTATATAGTGCATGTATTCCGGCTCGAGTGACTGGTTCGATTGTATGCAAAACCCTCACATCTCTGCATGTGCTGGGATCGGTTAACTGAGATACAAGTGCTGTGATCTATCAAAACAAATACACCGCAATAATCCCACACTCCACAAAACGGCACCGAGACGGTCGACTCGGTCCGTGATAGCCCGACCAACCAAAAAGTGACCCAATCCCGTATGGGTTTTGGCTCCGGTCCGGCCGGCAAGTGTCTCTTGAACATCGGAAGCCGATGGCGGAGATGAGTCCGGGATCAAGAACCAACACATCGATTCATGGTAAGAGAGGTCGGGCACGGGTATGCATTTCCATCTCTTAGGTAATATGCACTCTTCCAGTTGACTTGAATATATCTTGAATTATAAAGCCAGGAAACAGCAGAGCAGTCCCCGGTCAGTTAGGTTAGTCTCGTCTTGCTTTTTCGGCTGAAGACGCCTTGTGTCGGTGAAAAGTCCAACTTCATCAGTGGAGCTTGGAATACCGATTGGTCGACGTCGTCGATACGTACTGAACTGAGAGTTACGTCGGTAGGTCGGCTCGATTGTTTAATGAGATGTACATGTCGTTGAGCTTGGACCAACAAAGAGAACCGAAGAGTGGATCAGATCTGGTGATGTCTCACGAGAGGATCTCGGTGAAGACCCGGCACCAGGCTCTCATGGGGCAAAGGAAAGTTTGGTGTGTATCCGTACATACCATTGACACCCTCATCCGCCTAAAAGTTTTATGtggcattgcattgcattgcagaAATGCTGAAGCGCCAGAGGATTCAACGGCATGAAAGTGGCCTCATGTACGGGTTTTGTGGTATAGACACCTAAAATGATGCATTACAACCAGTAGCCAGACGTAGTGTCTTTAAGCTCGCGATACCGTGTGTGTGCATATCCATCATATCGAGGAAAACGAGAGCTAGTCTACGGATACTCGGTCCTTGATCGTTGGTGTCCTTAACCTCGGTGAATCCGTTCTGACCTGCCTACGTGCCTGCCACCAGATCGCTCACacagaagaaagaaggaaagacaAACGGAGTGGAGAGCCGAACCCCGACTTGAACCAGTGAGAACCCCTGAGCATAACGATGGGTCTTTGGCATGTAGGTCCCTAGCTGCCCATGCTTTTTTCCCTCTGTAAAATCTGGGGTGAGGAGGACAAGGTGAGCTGATTGATACAGCATGCTTGTGAAGCCACCCTGGCCTGGTGTAACCAGGCAGAACATTGGGGAAAAAACAAGGCGATTTACTATGTAGAACACAACGTCTTTTCTGCTTTGAATTCAGGAAACGCAACAGCTCTGTTGTGTATTATCCACACGTGTTGTTAATAAAAACAGCGCTGCCGCTGGTCAGCCACCATGAACGGAATGGTACGTGCCCAATTGAGTGTACAATCTTCTTCACTTCCCGAGGTCAGAGCCGAACAAATTTGTGGTTACGTGACCGTACGTCCTTCTCACCGAGCCGTGGTGGAGTCCAACGGCAGGGCGGGGAATGTACGGCAATGCTTGTTACGGTTGGACTTGGAGTAGttattatttcttcttaGGATGTCAAGCACTGCTCAGGCGCGCCTATAACAGCATAGGAAGCACCGTGTCAATTTTGGCGTACGTGATGAATTAAGAAGCCAAACTGAGTGGCGCGATAGGACAGTGATAGTAGGCACGTCGAGCTGGTCTTTAGTGTAAGTACTAATAACGGGGACGCAGTTTTGATATCAAATCCGTACTGAGGATGGGTCATGCCAGTTGGTCCTAAATCATTGCGACTTTCCGCCCGAGTGAGAAGAGAAGGCTCTATGAAACCTCTATGTTATTGACAAGGTACTGCTAGCCAGACTGACCTTGTCGAGACCAATAACCAATGTTGTGGATGACACCCTAGACCCCATCGCATCCAAGAGAGGAAGCCCAGGCTGCGGGTGCGAGCCTGTGACACATTCGAGTTGTACCGTCTGCACTCGGTGTTGCACTTCCGGTCAAACACCATAGTCGCAGCATATCAGACGGGCCCTTGCACGGCTCTTTTCGCAGGGTGCTATGGACCGCGAACATGCCATGCGGCGGACAAGGTTTAGACATCCATCAGCCCGTAGTCCGGGTTGTACACACAGGTTAATGGGAGTAGGCGACTGTGCACGAACTTCACACATATATTGCAGTACGAATCTGCAGATCGGCCATTTCAGTAaacttgtttcttttttcttttcttttcttttttttgttgttcaCGGACTCGGAAGTGCAGGTGGGAGGCGTAAACTAGCGGGCATCATCTTGTCAGATGTAGTCAGGGCCGGATCAAGATGAACACGAGCGTTCGACAGTTAGAAAGGTGATCTTTAATAACTGGGTTGAGCTATGTCGAGATGCGATTCTATAGAGATGCACtgttgtcgttgtcgttCGACACGTTACTTGACCTCCAGTACCAATGGACGATATGTGGTTCAACATATCTTGTCTACAACGAAGCAAGGAAATACGGATCACTTTAGAaatctaccttagtagtcgCTTGAAAAGAAGGTTAAAATTCGAAGTGGAGACTAATACTGTACATGCTCGCTCCTTccttaaaaaagaaagcaaTGCCGAGGAAAGTCCTTGTCAGTTCGTTGTCATTTTATCTATCTAGAAATTAGAACGGCAGCCGAAGCAAGAGCCAGCTCCTGCCGCCGGAGCCGCGCATGATTAACCGAGCATCTCACGTTCCATTTTGGTGTCACCTCGACCTCGACCCGACTAGTGGGATATAGATTTGATTAATTGGACCATTCAAGGTCCTGATAATTAGTTACAAACTCGAGTTTCTTCTGTTATAACACGCCGGCGGTAGTGCCAGCAAGGTGTTGGTTTGGGGGACGGGAGTGTGTGCAAAAGGTATGGTCCACCTTGGCCAGGTTCTGCGATTGACCCTAACCTATTCTGTCTCACCTGTCTTGTTCCATGAACTTCATCCCACGACAGCTCGTTTGTCAAAAAGTACTTTCAAGAATGTGGTTGGATATTCAAGGCTCTGACCAAGACAAACCACCTTGTCTGAGACTCATATCCAAGGGCCCTCAACAACTTTGTAGGGCTTCCTCTTACCAAGACGGCTACACAAAGTCGACCTCAACAACTTGATGTACTTTGTTCATGTTCAATATCACCGATGATTGTCAACGTCGACTGACCGTGATCCCAGCTCAAGAGGTCCAAAACTTCCCAATGACTACTCCATCACACAGTAATCTCGTGCCATTTCAACCCATTCTAGGTTCCTCGAATGTGTTCCCGGGCCGGTCCCTGATACTGGACTCAGGTACCATTTCCAGGTAATCCTACAGAAAGCTACTTGCATGGACAACAATAATAGTCACTAAACTTGTCTAGTCCCTAACCTACTAGGTACCAACCGGGGAAATCCACTTCCCCTCTGACGGGCATCTTCACCAACAGTGTTCCTCTCCGCCGTGGAGGACCTGAGGAGCCCCAGGGATTGTTCCCGCCCACGCCCCTCCCTTCCCATTTTTACGCTGTGAGACTCCCCGAACGACGCTCTGGTTGGCTGCAAAACTCGCGACGTCTATTGCCCACGCCCTTCTTGTCCGATTCTTTCTGTCTCTCCACGCCACTCCATTCACCTCAGGTTGGTCTTGGTGAAGACGGAACACCCTCGGTCTCTTTCCACAGCATAAACTCGagctttcttttcttcttttcttgctCTTAATCTTTCTCTTGCctgattttttttttttctgatTGACGAACCCTGAACGGCTCTTGTCATCTCACCATTACGCTTCTACTCACCTTGACAATCTCGTCAAGAGTTACGACCCATTTTACATGGTACGTGCCTACATCATAGGCCGGCTCTTCGTATATACGACTCCCGTCTCGCCCTCCAGAGCTTGATCCGATCAGACCCTTCTTCAACTACCACAAGCTGGAAATTAACTGCGCGTCTCTTGGGTTGTAGGGAATTGAACTGCCTTTCGCCAGTACTATTCAACCACATACTTTGCGCTGCGCATCCACCCCCAATGCCGCTCAATTATTCGTTTGATTCAAGCTCCAATTG includes:
- a CDS encoding hypothetical protein (TransMembrane:5 (i9-30o42-64i76-100o140-156i168-186o)~BUSCO:8604at5125) — encoded protein: MVESRRMTLALQCMGLVLDVIIVVLLWRLLAWSRTAKLRLRTLGTVLTLSSLSMSLVWVGSRIFRGSSVLHAGFGFLYGFDIIVDSVAFAALMISATFWVCETSPLTPASIITFLVGTAKACQNIFHYGDYLHPKRLPEIMPLYLIAFGMIVFTYTHGIRSVVFIRRFFLLALLVGLAMGTTVFIIKTKPQTFVRHPINDFIYRANIRQGRWMQEATTSNSLPIAHKIYKERHDDRDPPPAFTDWYELAKHTVVIDRFDQIDRDLAPFKSISPRKLRQRTSLVSQIPGVHVIGIKNGNASRLPEVSGHDAELLDSLVASINKFSKFLPDMLVPVNLSPSPRVIPSWDTANGQSRADLTPIVNLISKRSVERNGPDDSEGAKPAETPVPKPLPALPKSPQMDQKSMVSPANYRQMQVEGCPPRSRTRTSPHWNIGEFCADCVRRHSKAQVMVNWERSLEYCSQPDLKYLHGMSLSSPHAEPIRDLLPLFGPYKSEPFQDILIPLPQPEDDKTDISWNFNRRYDSMFWRGQTGDGYISDQALRGNHKFRLLHMMGNRNPGDKVSVILPSAKDPSTYWHEKVPIAEANLVAPTSIGMNDYTGCKGPNCEILRQTYPIVEESKDQEPLEYRYVLLLDQDNGPSPDLLRVLRSKSVPLISTLFRTWYSDRLIPWLHFVPIDTRYQGLHTTLMYFTGTHKKAYINGRDTDMKGQTKDAAWIGQQGAKWAKEALGEKDREVYLFRLMLEWARLVDDKRDDIGTFKDDKGEFQSSPWTKDQNWQL
- the PFA4 gene encoding Palmitoyltransferase (TransMembrane:4 (i12-30o50-67i132-151o171-196i)~BUSCO:39624at5125), which translates into the protein MAGLNDVPFIKSLAVPSVCALIVFLGYFSQLLFHYSTTLEPGPPSRRETITFNSLLLILWITYYRAVTTDPGRYIFKDRVIEADGQRWCNKCAAPKPARAHHCRHCARCVPRMDHHCPWTRNCVSMTTFPHFLRFLIYTNISLWMLGYFLWQRFSKIWEHRHLPAYLGPSFYGLICVSLISIVNFVTTVALGIMLINTVKSWVFNQTMIEGWEQERHEALMDKGPKEWWDIMGPDGEKVRFEKLEFPYDIGFFSNMSQAMGSRNILWWFFPLAGNPKISKDGTGQGWAWEENGFNRVEGLWPPPDPDKLRRAARGWPAGNRDYAEELRQANMSSSEYKAGFLKRQANDERRKRQLMAELEEVDDFDMYNDEEYDRELNQGLGWVNADGDRLRDYGVDEEESEVGEADDDDVPLAELIRRRKVLKKGGSDD